ATGACACCGCCCTCAAACATGTATCAGAACAGAAGGCACTGATCAAGAATGAACTCCAATGAGAacgaagcagagaaggaagagagaAGGCTCAAGTctcagataccagtcagatttgAGAAATACTAAATTTCCTTCAAAAAAAAAAGTTGGGCTAAAGGCACTATTACAAGTGGATACATATAGTAATTGCAAGAAATTATATAATGGGAAAGAAAACAGGATTCTTTCATGGATGCTAACATGGTAGTAAGATAGAATATAGGGAGATTCAAGTAGATAACAAGAATAATCTCCTTACTGCAACAGGAAATGATTTttggaaatgcatgaaagatacACATCTTAATATTACTAAAGATATGACTTTCCATAGAGCTCAAAATTTGGAAAAGATTCATTCGTAAACCCAAACAGTTGGGCTTATGGTTTAAGTCTTGTTGTTGTGATGCAGAAAAATTCAGTTTTATGAATCAGAAAGCTTTAAATTTATGGGTTTTAAAAGttgtaagattttattttagTTAACTCATAGTTCAACTATTATTTAAGGAAAAAAGTTATTTTAGTAATAGTTACTGATTTACTTATCGAATTTGCAgggaataagatttttttttttttttttgattgggCCTTTGAAAGAAGCCCCAACTCTTCTTGTTATCTCATCtttcaatttaataaaatttattgatTATCTTTGTTAGTTTGTTTGTCCCCGTTCTGCATCATGTTGTTTGTTTCTGATGGAAGTTAAATGAAATATATGCTATTGGAAAATTTAAGTTGAAATTGGAAAAACATATGAATTTTCTGTAGCATTATCTTTCCGCATTCCCTAATAGAAACATATAAGTTCATTAACAAAGctacaaattttaaatttacttaGGTTCATCAGATTGTGAATAACACACATGCTAAAGCATGTTCACCTGTCAAAAGTAGAGGACAGATTCTATGACAGATTGACATTCTAAAATAAATAACAATACGGAACATGTAATCAAAAATTCTTCAAGAAAGAAGGTAAAACAAATCCTCAATTAGGTGACGAATGCACATTTACTAGTATCAAACCTGTGCTGATACTGTCACTATGCCAGATTGTAATTCTGATGCAAGCTTTGTCACTTCCTTGACATGAGGATTATTAGTTGGAGCAGCAAGATCAGACTCTGCAACATTAGCTACATATATGACAGGTTTCATAGTCAGCAAACAGAGATGACGTATAGAATCTTTCTCCAGTTCTGTTAAAGAAACAGATCGTGCAGGTTTTCCATCCATAAGTGCCTTCTGAATTTTTTCCAATCCAGACTTCTCTGCCTCCTCCTGCAATGGCCATGATAATTGAAGAAAATAGAAtcatattagaaaaataaaagactTGCTTGAATTAAGTAAACCTTAAAGAAAATACATCTCAGATTCAACCAATAAACTGGCTATCAGTGTGATTTACCTTCGATTTTGATTGTGTGTCTTTTGCTTTGCCTTTCTTAAGCTTATCTAGCCTTTTCTCAATCTGCAATTCTTGCAAGGATAAAACTAGAGTCCATTCAGCTCTTAAAGTAAGCAAGATACTTAGCAAAACAATACATATAGTGAACTTGTCAACCTGATCAAGATCTGAGAATACTAGCTCTAAGTTGATCACATCAATATCTGATTTTGGATCTATTTTCCCATTCACATGTATAATATCATTATCCTCAAAGCAACGTACTACCTGGGAAGcacagaacatgaagaaaacccATCCAAAAATACTTGAGGAATGCAGAATATGAAGAAAATCCATTCAAAAAATACTGAAAGAACCATGCTAAAAGTATTCAGTTGAtccaaaaagaaagagaagttattAGTTAATTCATAAGGGAATTTGACACTCACGTTACAAACCAAGACTTGACATTGCAGGAAAAATTGGCATATAACTTTTCTGGTATTTGGTCACTAACAACTTGGGATAGGGACTTATTTTGACCAAACAAACCATGGGCCAtgtagtttcaaaaaaaaaaaaaagataattaacTTGATTAAATAAAGTCAACATCGCCTCGATCTCAAATCACACTCTTCTTGGTCTCACCAGATTCCACAGCCCTCTTCTTGATCTCCAACACCTTCTACTCCATCTCCACCACAAGTTTCTCAATATCCATGACTCTTCTCAAACTCTATCTTAGCTCAATCTACACTACCATCTCCTTGCAATCTACTTGATCAATGTTGTCATTTGCTTGATCTCCACCATTTAGCTTGATCAATTGAATTCTAGGTGAACTAGTAGACTTTGGAGCCATTCCTAGTGATATTGATACCATTAATCAGTCTTATTAGGGATTTAAAAGTTGAGCGGTGATAATAATTTATGAACGTAAAGATCATGCAACTCAAAGCCTATGAAATCCTTAGGGTGCCCTTTTATCATTCTTTCCAGATTCTTATTAAAATGTGATGTGGTAGCAGCAATTTAATCTATAGTCATCAACATCAAAGCTGCTTAAGGATGCTCGGGCTTAAAAATCATTTCATAATTTTGAAGATAGCCTCCGCTCACTGGCCCAAGCTTAACACTAATATATATTGCTAGTCATTTGCATGTCTGTGATTGGACTTGACATTGAGAAGTTTATTTGTTTGATGGTTTATGGTACAAGTTCTTGGATATAGTTGTCCACTAGAATTTATTAATATAGATTCAATTGATTTAATCAGTTAGTAGAAGATGCGTGGTTTCTGAAATGATTAGATTTTACTTGGCTACTTATGGAACATAGGATGTCTTTAATTGATTTTGCATTGTTATTATTGTATTTGTttcttgaaagttaaatttttgcTAAGATATATTAGTTTCTTGTGTTAATTGTAAGGATCCTTATCAGAACTAAATGAAGCTATGTATGACCGATGCACGTGAGAAAGGAATTGCATTAgccaagtgacacttaagtgacgAATTAGTTAGGTTAATTACATAGATATTATTTAGCCTAAAACCCTTAAGTTTTGTGTTAGGGTTGTTTGTGTGCTTAATCAAGCATTCAAATGATAGAAACTTAACCTTATAATGAAAATCACACAACTGACTAAtgctaagttaaatttaaaattttcgacaaataatacttttcgaataaAGAAATCATATTCGAGTTCAATACTACCTATTCCGATTATCTTAAGTTTGTCGTTATTTCCAAAGGCGACTGTTCGTAGGCTCTTGAGTTTTAGtttagtgaatttggtgtgatctcgagtcatgtgtttggaatatccactatccaatatccactTAAATTCCTAAAAAAAAGTAGAAGATGTTATCgcatattaattaagtttttaatttaagtcttaattaagtttaattaaattttaattgaggttttaatttaatttaattttaagtcaaCCTAGTCGAGTCTCATAAGCGCTAATCCAACTTAAATCCATTTTGGAAATCTAGATTGAGACCAAGACTACATCCTTGTCTTGGTAAGACAGGATCTAACTCAtaatcttattttatttaatgtgctaactctattttacatgtTATTTTTGTTATTGGACTAACTTGTTTTTGCATGAGTTAATTGCAAAACGTcaatctcggatgaacagtgctcgaGCCACCTTGGAGCTAATTTGAGGTACCCTGGAACAGATGGAGGCACGCTCGCGCAGATAAGCTTCATAGATAAAGTTTCGACCATTAGAGGCGCCTCGAAGATGATTGGAGACTCCTCGGAGCTAATAGAGGCGCCTCAGAGCTGTTAGAGGCGCTTCAAGTGGATAGAGGTCGCGACAAATATGAATCGGATCAGTGCCATGGGAGGCGCCTCaggtcattggaggcgcctccaatgacctATTCAAACATAACTTCTTTACGAGCTTCCTTGATTTTTCTTTGGTGCTACTGCTGTGCTACGGCGCTGCTATGCCTGACTACTGCAGACAGACCAAACCAACCCcaaggtggttttgatgtgatcaaccaagtcaggttagatcatgttggtatttaacccctgcatctaagtgtgcaggaacttaagagcacaagaagtcgagcaaaagacccagttagcgagaaggacggcacaaaagagagccgacgggctcggtgtgtataagggacgaggtgctacaaaagagtatgcgggcggacgagaagggagcatgCGGTGTTTCtgaaggacgagaagccgaagtggaagattgctcgaggagacgagcaaaagacgcagctagcgagaaggacggcacgggagaaagccgacaggctcggtgcgtccgagggccgaggcgctgcgaaagagtacgtcGGTGGACGAAAAAGAAgcacgtggcgattccgagggatgagaagccgaagcggaagattgctcaaaggtcgaaaattgggtttgggtgagccctattccggatggccgagatcactcaagcgagcggagccgaagcggaagatccggaccaatgcgagcggggccggagcagaagacccagaccaaggcgAGTGGAAACGAAACAGAATACCGGGACCAAAAAATCAACAAAAGCTGATTTTTCGGTCTGGGGTGCCCCGAGCTGGTCCAGGGCTACTAGACctgtccagggcgcccggactccaAGCACCCAGAACCCTTTCGGGCACCTGGAGCAGAAAATTATCCAGAACGTGACGTGGCGCGTTCCGTTGCaacggggataaaagtttatcccctcccaagcgcctagaacccttccagacgccccaaccagggctataaatacccCTACTCCAAATGGTTGAGAACAACACTGAAGAATACTTGTAAACACTTTTAGTTTGTTCTATTATTTGTTTGTGAgccatcaacgttgtaagaggcttctccgcctgaaggagactgtTTACTGAGcttttaacttccttggattaacaacctccctgattGTAACCATGTAACCCCTTCGTACCTCTACTCTTAATTTACTTCTTTTTCagtcttttattttgtttatgcacgTGTCAGTTCAATTAAGCTgtaaaagttcgaggaaggttcgtTTTATTTTGCAGGaccattcacccccctctagccgaccgccaagggACCTACAActgtatcagagcgaggtcatttCAGAAGGACTAtccaccgactgaagcacaagaaatggtcggtgcaagcatctacccaccagtatTCGAGGAGGAGTTCGTGTTTTGGAGacgtcgaatggaggtatattttaaaatcgattttaatattttactaacaATTAAGTATAgttttgatatgcccaaaagcaaagaaggaaaagaacttgaggagcatcaatggactaACTCAATATCTCGATAGAATCGGCAAATATcagagtgcaaaagaactttgggaaaagttcttgaaactctacgaagaacctaaAGAAGATAAATCCAATTCCTCGATGGACGCCGAGTCATCATCAAGAGAATCCGAGACTAAGGAAATTACCGGAACAGCTCTTATAGCCGAGTACGTACCTGAAGAAAAAGAAAGCTCATccgagatgagcattgatgaagggggagattcttcggaagaaagcatcgatgaaggaggaggaacatcagaagaaagcagctctACAGGGGGAGTATCAGATTCTGAGATCaataaggtaagtcaagtacgatccTTACCTCCGAATAAAATGTTTGAAATTATAAAgctattatcaaaaaattattgtaaattagatAATGAAAATAAGGATTTAAAATCAACCTTAGTTATATCTTGTAGACTAGAAGATCGCGACAAGAttcaaactgaaaatgaaaaattgaaaattgagaaTGCAAATTTAAAGGATCAAACAGAAAACTTAAACAATTTTGCATGTTTAAATTTGGCTGCTTCAACTTTCAggaactataaaggattaaattgaaaatttagatattacaaagagaaaattagaaaattgtcTAAAAAGTATATTCctcgaaaatttttaattaactcagttggaaagaacttatattgggttccaaaaatatGCTTAAGATGATTGTTtttggacttagggctttcagagagaaaattaaatagtcaatttctttaaaagattttgtctagaaagtggttgtggTTTCAATAtttaagaaggcctagtgcctcgccacagcctggaagtcgattattgaaataagtatttaattgactaactgttaagcattcaatagttataaaaatattttaaattgtctgtcaaaatttcttattattaaaaaattaattaataaaaatcatatttgttaGAGTTATTTTAGCAAATTTATTTTTCTGTGAAATTTTATCTAAACAATTTTTTTCTCGTTAGAAAATTTTTATGAACTAATTATCAAAATGCAAACTTTTCTGCCAAAAATTCAAcaattaaaagagtttttttaaaaaaaaaatcaaagtttttaaaacttaacctttcatatttttgtttttcccttagactttaaagttagtttttccaaagtcattttaaaagtacccatttttaatgtgaataAAAGGGGAAGTAGTAAATATTAAGTTTAGGGGAGGGTAGTTAGTACAAATTtttttaacttgcaaaaattataattgttatttgtttatggtttaccctagcttaacttgagtttgctcacatcaaaaagggggagattgtaagtactccaaggtggttttgatgtgatcaaccaagtcaggttaggtcctattagTATTTAACCCCTGGTCAAAGTGTGtgggaacttaggagcacaggaagtcgagtgaaagacgcagctagcgagaaggacggcacaaaagagagtcgacgggttcggtgcgtctgagggacgaggcgttgtggaagagtacgtgggcggacgagaagggagcgtgttgtgtttccgagggacgagaagccggagtggaagattgcacGAGGAGACGAGCAAAAGacgctagcgagaagaacgacatgGGAGAGAACCGACAGGCTTGGTATGTCCGAGGGACAAgccgctgcggaagagtacaccggcggatgagaaggaagcacacggcgATTCCaaggaacgagaagccggagcggaagattgctagaaggccggaagttgggttcgggtgaggtctattccagatggccgagatcacccaagctagtggagtcggagcggaagattaggACCTATGCGAGTAGGGCTGAGCATTCGGTCAAAACTGAACCGATCGAACCGAATAGACCGaaaaccgaataaaccgatttTTTTTTCAACCAACTGAACCGACCGAATTCTATAAaaaaaccgaaccgaccgaaccgataaaagatcggttaattcggtttttgaccgaattaaccgaattttaaaactttatttgattttaattaaaaaagaagaagagattttattttatttattatatttttaaataaaaaaattaataaatatttttattcggTTTAATCGGTTTATTTGGTTTAACCGAATTACAAAACTTAAAACCGAAACCAAACCGAATTCACCgaaaaccgaaccgaattttagaaaaaaaaccgAAAACAgaattaaccgaaccgaattcctaaattcggtcggttcggttcggttcggttaattcggttttaccgaatttttgctcacccctatATGCGAGCGggaccggagcggaagacccggaccaagacgagcggAACACCGGGACCGAAAAATCAACAAAAGCTGATTTTTCGGTCCGAGGCACCCCGAGCTGGTCCAGGGTACCTGGACTTGTCCGAGGCGCCCGAAACCATTACGGGCGCTCGAAGCATAAAATTATTCGAAATGCGACGTGACATGTTCCGTTGtgacggggataaaagtttatcccctcccaggcgcctggaaggttccaggcgccccgaccagggctaCAAATACAGCCTTAGTCCAAATGGTTGAGAACAACACTGAAGAACACTTGTAAACACTTTTAGTTTGTTCTATTATTTGTTTGTGAGCCATCaacgctgtaagagacttcttcgcctgaaggagatatttactGAGCTtttaactttcttggattaacaacctctccggttataaccaagtaactccttcgtgcctctactcttagtttacttctttttcagtcttttattttatttatgcaagtgttagtttaattaagctGTAAAAGTTCGAGGAATGTTCGTTttattttgcagggctattcacccctctctaaccGGCCGCCAAGGGACCTACAGCATCATGATGTTGTAACTTCACTGTTGATAATGTAGTCAGTGGTCTAATAGAACACTAGATTCGTAAGTAATATTAAGATGAGCAACTAAATGTACTAACATAAATAGTATACAGACAAACAGAAAATGTCTGAAAAAACAACCAGAAATGTGAACCTGTAGTATTGAATCCACTTCACGTATGTGTGAAAGAAATTTATTGCCCAAACCCTGAAAAGTCATAAAACATGTGATGGTAAAGTCCAGTTAAAAAATGCTTTAGTTACTTGATATCAACTCTTAAAGCAAAGAAACTTCATTAAATATGATCAGGAAGTCCGCCACTGTATTTTATTTACAATTAACTTCAGGAAtgtccttgatggagaagaaacACCTGTTCAGAAAATTAGCATTTTACAGCGACTGTTTAACTTGCAGATACAGGAATTGGTTTATGAAGTTActaagaaaacacaaactaacaaTTCCATACTATAATTTATATGAAAACTGAGAAGGCTTACTGCAAATGACCACTTATCCCATAAACTCACGATATTAGGAAAGGAGTTCATACTTTACTATTGATACACTAACTCACATAAGGAAAAGTGGATTGGGGTACTCAGATCCAACATGTAGACTAACTCAGCTGAACTGGTaggtttatattttaaaaaaaaaaaatcaggacCTCCTACTCTAATACTATGTGAAATTTTACAGGATAGTGGCTTCTTAACAAAAGCATAAGTGATTAGGAGAATCTTACTTGTGTTATTAAAGACTCCTCCTCAGACATGAACGACCAGTATGGATTAGATTGGACCAAGTAAGTTATATAAACAGACTTAAAGTAAATGTTAAAGTGATTTTCAATTACCAAATCCAGATTAAACACTGATAAACGAGAATATCTACAAAATGCTACTAATCattcaagaagacctagtgcttcaaaaaaaaatttttaaaacaagtataatttatatattaCTTATTTTAACAAAAAGTTTGGAAATACCTTGTCAATTTATACCTTCAATGTAATACAATAATCACTAGTATACCAAAATCTAAATAACTGACATCAAAAAACACTTTAGGTTTGCCTTTTAACTGATCAACATTAGTGCATTGTCCATACTGACTAAAAAATCAAGCTCAATTTATGGGCCTACTCGTGAGTTTAATCACCAAGTTTACTACccaatgaagatcataaatgggAAATAGATTGTTAGAATGCGGCCAAGGTTTTTGTATTAAACTAAAATCAGTCAATGAAAGAACCTAATGAAGTATTCCAGTGGGAATTGAATGAACCTTTTATTAATAGTTGATTGTACTTTGTCACTATCTCTTAGAAAGAAATCTTTTGAAGTAAATGAGGAATTGTGGACAtaattgttgatatgtttaggaCAATCAAGAAAATAGAACATACAAACAGATTATCACTGACTAAAAAACAACAGTAACATATTGGATCATGCTCCCTACAAAGTACAAAGTAACATTTAATACATTCAACATAAATTAATACATAACAACTATGAAAAAGAATGTGTATCCAATTAGGACAACTTCATTCTTTATTAAAAATTGGGAGatacatgatttaaaagtaaGTCCTTTTCTTTAGCAAAATTTCAGTTGTTTTGGGAAGATGAACTCAGTTAGTAATAGGTTTGAACCAACCTAAGCACAAAATTATATCAATACGTTTAGTGACTTACCAACACAATAAACAGAATAACAAACTGTTTACCTCTCCTTGACTTGCTCCCTTGACAAGGCCAGCAATGTCAACAAACTCTACAGACGCTGGAACTGTCCGCTGAGATTTACTAAGCTTTCCAAGTACATTCAATCGAGGATCAGGGACTGCCACTATGCCAACATTTGGCTCTATGGTACAAAAGGGAAAATTAGCGGCCTGGGCTTTCCCATTCTCCACCTGAAAACAAGGCATCAAATCGTAAGATAACCTAAATCAGAATTACCAAAAAAGACCATACTCATTCACAATTGTGATTTAAAATggaattctttttcattttcgacTGTTCTTTGATAACAAAAGGCTATCTATTTTTGGCTCCCAGCACCAAAAAGCAAAAGGGATTGCAAGTACAAAAGAATACGGTGCATGGGTATGAACGGGGAGCTTACGACGGCATTGAAGAGGGTAGACTTTCCGACGTTGGGGAGGCCAACGATTCCAGCCCTGAGGTTCATGCTCAACCTGGAGCCAGATGAATAGAACCGTGGCCACTGGCATCGGAATAGCAGCGTCGAGTATCCGTAGAAGCATGAAGACGAAGAGAACGGGGTACGGCTTATCCCTAGCATAGCAGACTCCAAAACCCTCGCCGCCGCCACCATCGACGGCCGCCAGCAGCTGCTCAGCACACGCGCAGCCACGCAGGTAAGAGAAAGAGGGAAACGAGACGGATCTTCAAGATAGGCGACGCATGTAACTCACGTGACACTAAACAgcatttttaaattgtttatttaactttatttattaaaaaatttatcgaGTTCAACTGCAGCTCAAACTCAACTAATGATTTATGAAAaacttatatttttatttttaatatattaaaaaaataaatttttataaattttatgtatttaaatcaaaaaataaatttataattactttttatttaaattaatgaataagcatgttcaaaaattatttatgaataaaataaatattaatttatttattttatatatttttattattaaatgacCTTTTACCAAATTTTACATTAAACTTATTCATAGTCATTCTCATTTACCATTCTAATTCCACTTGTTATTAGTAATTGATTTTTTGAACACCTTCTTAAAAACTTTATTCTCATTCCATTTTGATATGGGGGGTGACATGGAAAAAATTATCAAGGGTCGAGTGGATTGAAAGTTCATAATTTACTTAAGTAAAATAGTTAAAGATTATGTTATAGGGCATCGACCCCCAAACTTCGAGTCATCGAAACCCAACTCCCAACTCGAGTCACCAAAACCCAACTCCCGACTATGGCCTACTAGTCCACCTTAGATGGGAGAGGGACACTAAGTCCTAACTCCCCGACTCTGAGTCATTGAAACCTAACTTCCCGTTACGGACCTACGATTCCACCTCAGATGGGAGAGATACACTAAGTCCCGACTCTTGACTTTGAGTCATTGAAACCCTAACTCTCGACTACGGACCGACCAATCCTTATGAGAGGTACACATATACACACCAAAAAACATCATAATTCTAATAGTCATTTCCTTTCCACAAAAATCTTACTTTTGGCATTGGAGTGGTTGCGCCAAGAACCCTCCCGACCGTCATTCTAATCTATTTTCTTATTGTGTTCCTCATCTCAGATCAGAGGTCATGCAATCTCCTAGAAAGTCAACGTCAGTGACACCTTATCGATGAGTTGACCATTGACATTCTTAGGTAGGATCAAATTTACGTTGTCTGTAGAAATACTGAGTTAAGAACTGAACTAAGGCTCGATGAGATGGACGATGTCAGAAGACCCAACAGGAGATAGTGATAAATCAAATGTCATCGCCATGATGACGGAGTAGTTCAACAAACTGGTGGCGGTCACCGTGCAAGCGATGCTTCAAGTGCAACCTCAACCGTCGACACCAAAGGGACTCATCCCCCAAATGAACACTCATCTCGACCTATTGAGGCCTCACCAACATTGCAACAAAGGTCGGCTTGGCTAGGGGAAATCCCTAAAGAGGCGTTCCATACCCCAGTTGATATTTCCAATATAAGAGAGAAATATTTAGGGTCTTTATGGGAAACTCTCCGTCGAAGTCGCCcaacaaaaaaaaatgtatttTAGGCAAGGTACAAGACGCTCGAGGTCctcccttctcgctagctatccttAAAGATGAGCTACATAAACATTTTCAAGCTCTACAAATTGAAGAGTATAGCAGCACAATGGATCCTAAAGACCACATCTGTAAGTTTGAAAATGCCTCTTTATTGCACCAGTATGCAAATGGAGTTAAATGTCGGGTCTTCTTAATGTCTCTATCAGGTTCGACACAGAGATGGTTCAATCACCTTTCAACAATTTCCATCCATTCTTTCGAAGATTTCAAGATGGTATTCTTGAGGTGTTTTGCTACTAGTCAAAGATATCAAAATACCCCTCATGATTTATTCGCCCTTAGACAGAAGTCCAAAGAACCTTTAAAAGAGTACTTATAGAAGTTCAATCGAGTAGTGATGGATACACCTTTAGTCACTCCTAAAATACAAGTCAGTGCATGTTCACAAGGTAATCGACGAGGATTTCTTTAGATCCCTGGTGAAAAAAAACCTTGGTCGATTTTGATGGGTTACAAGCTTGGCCTTTGAAATACGTCCAAGTGGAAGATGTCAGCTgactaaaagaaaagaagagtCAGCTTAGGCCTCATCGT
This region of Zingiber officinale cultivar Zhangliang chromosome 9A, Zo_v1.1, whole genome shotgun sequence genomic DNA includes:
- the LOC122020094 gene encoding ribosome-binding ATPase YchF-like gives rise to the protein MVAAARVLESAMLGISRTPFSSSSCFYGYSTLLFRCQWPRFYSSGSRLSMNLRAGIVGLPNVGKSTLFNAVVENGKAQAANFPFCTIEPNVGIVAVPDPRLNVLGKLSKSQRTVPASVEFVDIAGLVKGASQGEGLGNKFLSHIREVDSILQVVRCFEDNDIIHVNGKIDPKSDIDVINLELVFSDLDQIEKRLDKLKKGKAKDTQSKSKEEAEKSGLEKIQKALMDGKPARSVSLTELEKDSIRHLCLLTMKPVIYVANVAESDLAAPTNNPHVKEVTKLASELQSGIVTVSAQVEAELTELLQEERVEFLKSLGVDESGLGNLIRATYKLLGLRTYFTSGEKETKAWTILAGMTAPQAAGVIHSDFEKGFIRAETVSYDDFVAAGSLAVAREKGVLRSEGKDYIVQEGDVMLFRFNV